Proteins encoded together in one Marinithermus hydrothermalis DSM 14884 window:
- a CDS encoding NADH-quinone oxidoreductase subunit 15: MSENHDKALYEAWVEVLDWLKAYAVERGVRFEWEADFPDYIYRMHRPYDLPTRVMTVSLSDERGEPFFLADVSPRHAKLKQISFRVPGGHLHWHAHYEEGRGLVLGGKIPLTKEKLYQLADRARHHVDERRVERVS; this comes from the coding sequence ATGAGCGAAAACCACGACAAGGCACTCTATGAGGCGTGGGTGGAGGTGCTGGACTGGTTGAAGGCGTACGCGGTAGAGCGCGGGGTGCGGTTCGAGTGGGAGGCGGACTTCCCCGATTACATTTACCGCATGCACCGCCCGTACGACCTGCCAACCCGCGTAATGACGGTTTCGCTTTCGGATGAACGAGGCGAGCCGTTCTTCCTGGCGGACGTTTCTCCACGGCACGCGAAACTCAAGCAGATCAGCTTCCGGGTTCCCGGGGGGCACCTGCACTGGCACGCGCACTATGAGGAAGGGCGCGGCCTGGTGCTCGGGGGGAAGATCCCGCTCACCAAGGAGAAGCTGTACCAGCTTGCGGACCGAGCGCGGCACCACGTGGACGAGCGCCGGGTGGAACGGGTCTCTTAA